TCTACTGAATGACAAATGACAAATGACTAATGACTAATGACTAATGACTATTGACTTTCAACATACAAACCGCACACTACTACTCACTTACAAATTCTTTAAGCAGTAACTGCAACTTCGCACGAGCGCGATTAAGTCTTGACTTCACCGTTCCCATATTCTGTCCTGTGATTTCACAAATTTCTTCGTAGGATTTTTCTTCGATTTCATACAGCACTATCACTTCACGAAAGACCGGCGCGAGTTTGTTCAACGCTTGTTGAATCTGTTCATGCAACAACGAACCATCAGCAATCGCATCGGGCAGTAGTTGTTCATCGCGTAACTCTTGGCTTCGTTCATCATCCTCATCATCTCTATGCCCGAACGAAAAAATTCCCCATCGCTTTCGTCGCTGATATTGTGTGCGGGCAAGGTTTGTTGCAATAGTGTAAATCCATGTTGAAAATTTAGCAATAGGTTGATATTGGTCAATGTGCCGGAACACCCGGACAAACGTATCCTGAACTATATCATCCGCTTCATCGAAATCTCCAAGGTACCTATAGATATAATTGACGAGCGGGTCTTTGAAGCGTCCGATTAATTCATTGAATGCTTCGACTTTGCCGCTTTTGAACACCGTTACAAGTTCTTCGTCGGTCAGGTCGCGGAGCGGTCGTTGTTCAGCCATCAACCCGTGGATTAAACTTGTGGCGACTCATTTTGTTCCCGAATGACTATTTGATAATTCTTCAAACCGCTTCGTATTCAAGCGTTTTAACTCTATTGAGCATTTTGTAGAGCAACACCGTCATAGTCAATTTTTCATCTGCTGAAAATTTTAACGCTTCGTCTGCTTCGAGGAGGTGACGGAAACAGAATTCGATTTCATGGGGCGGGAAGTTTCTTGCCGCTTGCGCGTACTCATCTAAAAAGTAGGGATTGATTCTGAATTTCCCCGCAATCGTTGCGTCGTTCAACTTCTGTGCTTTGTATTCATGATACAGCCACAACTTTTGTAAATACTTGGTTACTTGTGTCACCATATAGATTGCGCTTTCCCCTGAGTCGAGCATTCGCTCCATAATTTCATGTGTGCGTTCGCTTTGCAATTTACCGAGCATCTTTTGCAGTTCGAAGATGTTGTACTGTTTCGACATGCCGACGACTTCTTCTACATCGTCGAGTGCAATTTCTTTTTTCTCTCCAACGTAGATAAACAGTTTATCAATTTCGCTCTGCACTACACGAAGCGCATTTCCTGTTCGTGCGTGAAGAAGTTGACTTGCTTCAAGACTAATATTCTTTCCGAGTTTCTTCACTCGCGTCTGAATCCAATCCGGCATTTGATTATCGTACGGAGATTTTCCTTCGACAAGAATTGCATTGGTTTT
This Ignavibacteriota bacterium DNA region includes the following protein-coding sequences:
- the holA gene encoding DNA polymerase III subunit delta, encoding MASTKIEGIPVAELERLLKKQQFSSLYLVFGEEDFLAAEAMQLLIKHAVDEATSGFNLDVLYGSDVEARQVLAVASSYPMMAERRVVIVREFEKVNNKESLVSYFEKPSPSTCLMLMTTKPDFRQKVFSTLKTNAILVEGKSPYDNQMPDWIQTRVKKLGKNISLEASQLLHARTGNALRVVQSEIDKLFIYVGEKKEIALDDVEEVVGMSKQYNIFELQKMLGKLQSERTHEIMERMLDSGESAIYMVTQVTKYLQKLWLYHEYKAQKLNDATIAGKFRINPYFLDEYAQAARNFPPHEIEFCFRHLLEADEALKFSADEKLTMTVLLYKMLNRVKTLEYEAV
- a CDS encoding sigma-70 family RNA polymerase sigma factor, with product MTDEELVTVFKSGKVEAFNELIGRFKDPLVNYIYRYLGDFDEADDIVQDTFVRVFRHIDQYQPIAKFSTWIYTIATNLARTQYQRRKRWGIFSFGHRDDEDDERSQELRDEQLLPDAIADGSLLHEQIQQALNKLAPVFREVIVLYEIEEKSYEEICEITGQNMGTVKSRLNRARAKLQLLLKEFVSE